The sequence AGGGCTATCGCCGACGCAGATGACGGGTCTAGACTTTGGCCACAGCCGGCCGTACTCGAGAGGTGATGACGTGGATCCGAACCCGGACTATGACGCGAGCGACGAGCTGGAGTACGGAATCAACTGGTTCGCCTGGATTCTCCGCGGCGTCTACCCACCCCCGGCCTACCCCCCGGTCTAGTACGCCGTAAGTACGCCCAAAGGGACAAACGGGCGGGAAAGTGCGACTAGATCGCGCCGAAACGTCGATCTCGGCGCCGGAGTGAGTGCGCACTCGGCTGGGGCGAACCGGCAGCGCTGGAGGGGTGCGTAGGTCGCCCAGAGATAGATGGCACACTTTCCGGATGATCATCGGGATACCGCGCGAATCGCATGACGGTGAGACGCGCGTCGCCGCGACGCCGCATACCGTCGGACAGCTCCTCAAGCTGGGCTATTCCGTCGTCGTCGAGTCCGGTGCCGGTGCTGCCTCCAGCTTCGCCGATGCCGCCTACATCGACGCCGGCGCCGAGATCGGTGACCACGAAGAGGCCCTGCGAGCCGACGTCGTCCTCAAGGTCAACGCACCCACGGACGCCGAAATCGCGGCCTTGAAGGACGGCGCGACGCTGGTCAGCCTGATCTCTCCGGCACTGCAGCCGGACCTGCTGGAGAAGCTGTCCGCACGCCGCATCACGGTGCTGGCGATGGACGCCGTGCCCCGCATTTCGCGGGCGCAGTCGCTGGACGTGTTGTCGTCGATGGCGAACATCGCGGGATACCGCGCGGTCGTCGAGGCGGCGCACAGCTTCGGACGGTTCTTCACCGGACAGGTGACCGCGGCGGGCAAAGTACCGCCGGCCAAGGTGCTCATCGTCGGCGCGGGCGTGGCCGGGTTGGCCGCCATCGGCGCGGCAGGCAGCCTCGGCGCGGTCGTGAAGGCCACCGACCCGCGACCCGAGGTCGCCGACCAGGTCCGCTCGCTGGGCGGGGAGTACGTGTCGATCGAATCGGCGGAGGCCGAAATCTCGGCGACCGGTTACGCCAAGGAGATGGGCGATGACTACAAGGCCCGCGAGGCCGCGCTCTACGCCGAGTTGGTACCCGACATCGACATCCTCATCACCACCGCGCTGATCCCCGGTAAGCCCGCGCCCCGCATCATCACCGCCGACATGGTGGCCGCGATGAAGCCGGGCAGCGTGATCGTCGACATGGCCGCGGCCAACGGCGGCAACGTCGAGGGCACGGTCAAGGACCAGGCCGTCGTCACCGACAACAACGTGACGATCATCGGCTACACCGACTTGGCCGGCCGGCTGCCCGCCACCGCCTCCCAGCTGTACGGCACCAACCTGGTCAACCTGCTCAAGCTGCTCACGCCGGAGAAGGACGGGCAGGTGGCCCTGGACTGGGACGACGTCGTCCAACGCTCGATGACCGTGGTGCGCGACGGCGAGGTCACCTGGCCGCCCCCACCGGTGCAGGTGTCGGCGGCGCCTGCGGCGGCCCCCGCCGCGGCGGTCGAGGCCGCACCGGCCAAGGAGCCGATGTCGAACGCTCGCCGGCTCGGCCTGACGTTCGCGGCGGCCGCGGCGGTCTTCGCGCTGATCGCCCTGTCCCCGGCGGCGCTGCAGGTGCACCTGACCGTCTTCGCGCTGGCGATCGTGATCGGCTACTACGTGATCGGCAACGTGCACCACGCCCTGCACACGCCGCTGATGTCGGTGACCAACGCCATCTCCGGCATCATCGTCGTCGGCGCGCTGTTGCAGATCGGCCACGGCGATGTCGTGATCACCACGCTGGCCTTCGTCGCGATCCTGATCGCCAGCATCAACATCTTCGGCGGTTTCGCGGTGACCCGCCGCATGCTGTCCATGTTCACGAGGAGCTAGCCCATGTTCGATCTCGAGACCACCGCCACCGCGGCCTACGTCGTCGCGGCGCTGCTCTTCGTGCTCTCTTTGGCCGGGCTGTCCAAGCACGAGACGTCCCGCGCCGGAATCAGTTTCGGCATCGTCGGCATGGCGATCGCGCTGATCGCGACCATCGCGCTGGCCGTGAACCAGCAGATCGAACCGCTGGGCCTGGGTCTGCTGGTGGTGGCCATGGCCATCGGCGCGGTGATCGGGTTGTGGCGCGCGCGGGTCGTCGAGATGACCGGCATGCCCGAGTTGATCGCGTTGCTGCACTCGTTCGTCGGTCTGGCCGCCGTGCTGGTCGGCTGGAACGGCTACCTGCACGTCGAGGGCGACCCTGCCGGGGCCGAAGCCGTCCAGTTGGCTCGGGAGGGAATGCTCGGCATCCACTCCGCCGAGGTCGTCATCGGCGTGTTCATCGGCGCCGTCACATTCACCGGTTCGATCGTGGCCAACCTGAAACTGTCGGCCCGGATGAAGTCCGCCCCACTGATGCTGCCCGGCAAGAACGTCCTCAACGTCGGCGCGCTCGTGGTGTTCGTCGCGCTCACCGTCTGGTTCGTCATCGACCCGCAGCTGTGGGTGCTCGCGGTGGTCACCGTGCTGGCGCTGCTGCTGGGCTGGCACCTGGTCGCCTCGATCGGCGGCGGCGACATGCCGGTGGTGGTGTCGATGCTCAACAGCTATTCGGGATGGGCCGCGGCCGCCGCCGGCTTCCTGCTGGGCAACGACCTGCTCATCGTCACCGGCGCGCTGGTCGGCTCTTCGGGTGCCTACCTGTCCTACATCATGTGCAAGGCGATGAACCGGTCGTTCATCTCCGTCATCGCGGGTGGCTTCGGGATCGAGGCCGGACCTGCCGACGACACCGACTACGGCGAGCACCGCGAGATCACCGCCGAGGGCGCCGCCGAACTGCTGGCCTCGGCCGACTCGGTGATCATCACGCCCGGCTACGGGATGGCCGTGGCCCAAGCCCAGTACGGGGTGGCAGACCTGACCCGCCGGCTGCGTGACCGCGGCGTCGACGTCCGCTTCGGCATCCACCCGGTGGCGGGACGCCTGCCCGGGCACATGAACGTGCTGCTGGCCGAGGCCAAGGTGCCTTACGACATCGTGCTCGAGATGGATGAGATCAACGACGACTTCGACGGCACCTCAGTGGTTTTGGTGATCGGCGCCAACGACACCGTCAACCCGGCCGCGTCCGAGGACCCGGGCAGCCCGATCGCGGGCATGCCGGTGCTGAAGGTGTGGCAGGCCGACAACGTCGTCGTTTTCAAGCGGTCCATGGCGTCGGGCTACGCCGGCGTGCAGAACCCGCTGTTCTTCCGGGAGAACACCCAGATGCTGTTCGGCGACGCCAGGGACCGAGTCGACGCCATCAACGCCGCGCTCTCCGAAGCGGTCCACGCCGGTCACTAGGGTCGGTAGCCATGCCGGTCGACAGACTGTTACCCACCGAAGAAGCGCACGACCTGATCGCGCTGACCCGCGACATCGCCGACAAGGTGCTCGACCCGATCGTCGACGAGCACGAGAAGGCGGAGACCTACCCCGAAGGGGTGTTCGCCCAACTGGGCGAGGCCGGGTTGCTGAGCCTGCCGCAGCCCGAGGAGTGGGGCGGCGGCGGCCAGCCCTACGAGGTCTACCTGCAGGTGCTCGAGGAGATCGCGGCGCGGTGGGCGGCGGTGGCGGTCGCGGTGAGCGTGCACAGCCTCTCGTCGCATCCGTTGTTGGTGTTCGGTACCGAGGAGCAGAAGCAGCGGTGGCTGCCGCAGATGTTGTCGGGGGAGCAGATCGGCGCCTACAGCCTCTCGGAGCCCCAGGCCGGGTCGGACGCCGCGGCGTTGCGGTGCGCGGCCACCAGGACCGACGGCGGATACATCCTCAACGGGGCCAAATCGTGGATCACCCACGGTGGGCGGGCCGACTTCTACACGCTGTTCGCCCGCACCGGCGACGGCTCGCGCGGGATCTCATGTTTTCTGGTGCCCGGTGACCTGCCGGGGCTGAGCTTCGGCAAGCCCGAGGAGAAGATGGGCCTGCACGCGGTCCCGACGACGTCGGCGTTCTACGACAACGCCCGCATCGACGACGACCGTCTCATCGGTGACGAAGGCCAGGGCCTGCAGATCGCGTTCTCGGCACTGGATTCCGGGCGGCTGGGCATCGCCGCCGTCGCGACGGGGTTGGCGCAGGCCGCCCTCGACGAAGCCGTGAAGTACGCGAACGAGCGAACCACGTTCGGCCGCAAGATCATCGACCACCAGGGCCTGGGGTTCCTGCTTGCCGACATGGCTGCCGCAGTGGCCAGCGCCCGCGCCACCTACCTGGATGCCGCGCGGCGTCGCGATCTCAACCAGCCCTACTCCCAGCAGGCCAGCGTCGCGAAGCTGGTCGCCACCGACGCCGCGATGAAGGTGACCACCGACGCGGTGCAAGTGTTCGGCGGCGTCGGCTACACGCGCGACTTCCGGGTGGAGCGCTACATGCGCGAGGCCAAGATCACCCAGATCTTCGAGGGCACCAACCAGATTCAGCGTCTGGTCATCGCGCGCGGGCTCACCTCCTAGCGCGCGAACAGACGCCAATACCCCCAAACCCGGCTCGAAAAGGGGGTGTTCACGTCTGCTCGCCGGAAGAGAGGGTCGGCTCCGGCGGCGAGGTGGCCGTCACTCGCGTTCCGCCACCCGGCGACGAGGTGATCCGCATCGACCCGCCCATCGCGTCGAAGCGGGCCAGCAGCGAGCCGATGCCGATATGCCCGTCGGCCACGTACTTCTCCACGACGTCGGGATCGAACCCCTTGCCGTCGTCGGCAACGGTCAGCACGATCCGGTCGCCTCGACGCGACAGCCCGACCCGCACCGTCTTCGCGCCGGCGTGCTTGTGCACGTTGGCCAGCAGTTCGCGGGCGGCCCGGTACAACAGCTGCTCGGACTCCGGCTTGCCGACATCCTCGAGATCGGCCTGCACGGTGTAAGGGCCGCGAGTCTCGAACTGCCGCACCAGTTCTCGCACCGCCGGCGTCAACCCCAGCTGGGCCAGCACCTGCGGATGCAGCTGGGTCACGGTGAGGCGCAACTCCGTCGCCGTCTGCTGCAGCGCGGCGTGCACCGAGTCCAGCGCCGCGTCGTCGAGGCGTTCCCTGGCCACGTCGAGATCCAGCCGCGCCGCCAGCAGCGTCTGCAGCGGCCCGTCGTGCAGATGCTCGGCGACTTCGCGGTTGTGCCGCTCGTCGGCGTGCATCGCTTCCGAGATCAGTTGGCGGCGCGTCTCCTGCAACTTGTTGACCCGCGCCTGCCTACGCACCAGCACCAGACACAGCCCGGCGGCGGCGACCGCGGACCAGAGCAGGAACCCGACGTGGAGGTAGACGATTTCGGGCAGGCCGACGGTGTCGTCGCGCTTGGAGTAGACGATCCACGCGGCCAGATATCCCAGCGCCGTGCTGGTCCCCAACACCGCGGTCAGCATCGGGCGGTCCTGGAACGCCACGACGATCGGCAGCACGAAGAACACCGGCAACAACGCCGCCGTGGCGCCGCCGGACACCAGGCACAACACCACGACCACCAGAACGTCCACCGCCGTCGACGACCACCCCGCCCAGCGCGGTACCGGCCCGCTCAGCACCACCCCCAGCCACACCAGCGCGGCGCCTGCGTAGATCCCGAGCACCACCAGGTAGACACCGGGCAGCCAGTGGTCGACTTCCCAGAGCCACACCAGCAGTGCGATCAGCCCGATCAGCGGCAGGCGCAGCACGGCGGTGACACGGACCGGCTCCGCCGTGAAGAAGTCCGCGCCGCGGTCCAGCAGCCGTCGCACGTCAGTCCAACAACTTGCGTCGCATCGCCTCCGCCACAGCGGCGGCCCGGTCGTTCACGCCGAGCTTGTCGTAGAGCCGCTGCACGTGGGTCTTCACCGTCGACGGCGCCAAGAACAGCTCCTTGGCCATGGCGGGAATGCTGCTGCCGGCGGCGATGAGCCTGAGCACATCGCGTTCGCGGGGGCTCAGCACCGGGCCGTCGTTGTCGGCGCGCCTGCGGATCTCGCCTGCCAGCCCGGCGGCCAGGCTGGGCGCCACCACGTCGCGCCCGTTGGCGCAGTCGAGGACGGCCTGCACCAGCTCCGACCGCGTGGACTCCTTGGGCAAGAAGCCGGCCGCCCCGTTCTGCAGCGCCTGGTAGACGATCGCCGACTCGTCGTGTGCCGACACCAGCAGCACCCGGGTGGGCAGCTGGTCGCGTAGCACCGCGGCGGCGACCTCGGCGCCGTCCATATTCGGCATCCGGTAGTCCAACAGGGCGACTTGCGGCTGGTGCGCGCGGATGGCCGCGAGTGCCATCGCGCCGTCGTCGGCTTCGGCCACGACTTCGATCGAGCCACTTGATACGAGCGCGCGGACGACGCCGTCGCGAAACATCGGGTGGTCATCGCCCACCACCACGCGCACCTTCTCGCTCGTCATGACGCAAAGAATTCGCACGCCGAGGCACGTTTGCTCGGCAAATCTCACAACAGTTCTCGCGCCACTTTCCGGAACGCCGCGACAATGTCGTCGATGTCGGCTTCGGCGTAGGTCGAACCGATCGAGAGCAGCGCACCGCGCGACCGCAGGTCGTCGCAGCCCGGCAGCGCGCCGGCGGCGTACTCGTAGTCAGCGGCAAAAGCGTTGGCCGGATGAGTCCACGGTGCGCCGTCGCGGCTGTTGGACCGCTTGTGAACCAGGCTGGGGATGTTGCAATACCAGTGCAGGCCCCACTCCTGCATCGTCACGACGGCAAGGCTTCCTGACGGCCCTGAGATCCCCTCGGCCCGAAGGGCATCGATGAAGCGCCGACACGTCGGCTCGTCGGGAAGAGTGAAGATCAGGACGAGCCCAGAGTCACCCGACGGGTCGATGATGTCGCGGAACTCAAGGCCGTCGGTCCCTTCCAAGGCGCGGCGGATACGCCATTTCGCGTCCCGCATCGACGACACGATGTCGGGGATCTTGCGCAGCTGCGCCAACCCCAGCGCACCCGCCAGCTCCGACATCCGCGCTCCGATGCCCCACAGTTGACAGCTCTCATCGGACGTGTCGATTCGGCCGTCGTCGTCTCGGGCGTAGCCGAGATCGTGCATGGCGACCGCACGCCGGAACAGATCGTCACGCTGTGTGACGACGACACCCCCCTCCCCCGACGTGATGGTCTTGTTGAGTTGCATGCTGAAAATGCCGATGTCGCCGAACGTTCCAACGGCTCGGCCATATTGGCTGGCTCCGGCGGCCTGAGCGCAATCCTCGATCAACGCCACACCGCGGGACCGACAAATCCCGGAGATCCTGGTCAGATCGCCTGGTGCGCCGCTGATGTGCACGCACAGCACCGCTCGGGTCCGCGGGCCGATCTTGCGTTCCAGATCGTCCGGGTTTATGCAGAAGGTTTCGTCTATGTCGACAAGACGCGGAATCGCCCCGGCGCGGACCACCGCCGAAATGCAGCTGACCCACAACAGCCCCGGCACCAAGACTTCATCGCCGGGGCCGACACCGAGCGCGCCCATCACGATGGACAACGCGGCGGTGCCCGAAGAGACGCCGAGTGCATGTCGGTGACCGAACTTCTCGCACCATTCCCGTTCGAAGGTGTCGACCATGTGCTGCAGGTCTGGACCGTAGAAGCGAAACGGGCTCTGTGCCTTGACTACTCGATTGATCAGCTCAAGCTCTTCGGTACCGATGCGGTTTCCGCCGGGAAACTCCCACGGCAGCGGCCGCGACCGTACTGGTGGGCCGCCGTCGATCGCGAGGGCGCTCGCCTCGTCATGGGCGGTGGTGGTCGATGTCATGTGCTCTCCGTTGTGCGCATACCGCTGTCTGGGTTCAGCATTGGTGCCCGAGTGACTCGGCCACCCCGTCCGCATGACGCAAAGACCATGCGGTGATCGTCAAGTAGGGGTTCGCCGAGCCCTGCGAGGGAAACGGGCTTGCGTCGGCCGCGGAGAGGTTTTCGACGCGCCAGAACCGGCCGCGGCAATCCGTGACACCGGATTCGGCATCCTCACCCATCCGGAGACCGCCGATTTCGTGCAGGGCACCGCCGGGCGGATTGACCTGGGTCCTGCCCGGTGTCGCCCCGAGCGCGATCGCGGCCTGCCCCAAGGCGTGTTCCATGGCGGCCAACCGCTTTTCGTCCTGTTCGCTGCGCGTGTACAGGACCCGGCAGTTCAGGATGCCGCCGTACCGGGAGTCGCCGCGGTCGGTGAGTACCACGCGGTTGTCTTTCTCGACAGTCCCGACACCGAAAGCCGCCAGCATCATGTGGGTACCTGCGGGGCTGCAGTTCACCCACATCGTCGAATTGCTCTGGTGATACCAGGTGCCCTCGAAGGGGCCCTGGATCTGTAGGTGAAACGCCCGCTCACGGGTGGCGTCGACCATCACGTTCATGTTGGCGTCCGTGCGGGCCGCGGGTAACTCCGCGGTGCTCTGCACGAACAGGTGGTCGTTGAGATACCGGCCGACCAGTGGGCTCACCGCGTCAAGGCCGGAGGTCAGCGCAAGCCGTGCCGATTGCACCGCCCCACCTGCGAGGACCACGTGGCGTGGCCGCAGCGTCAGGTGCTCGCCGCTGCGTCGATCGAGCACCTCGACCCCGTCGATGCGCTCGCCATCGAACGACATCCGCACCGCAATTGTCTGAGCGGCCAGCGAAACCGGTGCGCCGGAGGCGAAGTCGCCCAGATGCGGGCTGGTCAACAGGCGCGCCGCGGCGCTGTCGAACCCGGCACCCGGGCGACGGTCCGAACCGGTGTCGATCCCCACGGGTGTCGGACGTGCGGGCAATCCGGCCGCGGTCAGCTGCTCGATCGCGGTGCGCTGCCCGGCGGATTGATAAAACGGCGGTCGACGCTCATTGCCGCTCACCTTCATCAGCGATTCGGCCCGGTCGTAATAGTGCGACATGTCCGCGGCGTCGATCGGCCAGTCGTCGAAGTCCCACGGCTTGTAGCGCGGCGCCGTACCGGTCCAGAACAGGGTGCGCCCACCGACCACAAGCCAGGCAGGGATCGGCTCCGCGTGCCCCCCGGCGCTGACCCAGGTCGTCGGGACGGTCGTCGAGTCGCTGAGCTTGGTCGCCAGGCCGGTGCTGTCGGCCAGCGACGCGTTGCCGATGTGCGAGATCAGCTTCAGGGGGCCGGCCTCCAGAATCACCACCCGTAATCCACGCTCTGCCAAGCCAAGAGCCGTCGTCACGCCGGAGGTTCCGCTGCCGATGACCAGACAGTCGATCGCGTCGGAGTCACGCGCGATATCCGCGATGCGACTTTCGAACACCGTGTCGAGGCCGTTCACGACATCGGCACCTCGACGGGTGTGACCGCGCTGCGCCGGCTCTCCCAATACGCGCCGATCTCTTCCAAGCTGCGGCCCTTGGTTTCGGGAAGCGCACGCATGAGATACAGCGCACCGACGATGCTGATCGCCGCATACGCGACCAGTGTCACGGTGAGACCTGGGAAGTCAAGCAGCAGCGGGAACGTCAGCGTGAAGACGATCGCGAAAACGCTTCGCATGCCGTGCGACAGGCTGGCCGCCGGCCCGCGGATCGCCTGCGGGTAGAGCTCGGAGATCACGATTTCACCCACCACACCGAGCGTCAGCGCGAAAGCACCCACGAACACCGCCAGGCTCGCGACCTGGCCCCACTGCGCAACGCCGGACGTGAACGTGGTCAGCCCCGCCATGACAAGCAGGCATGCGGCCATCACGAACAAGCCGACGACGACCATCGGTTTACGCCCGACCCGGTCGATGATGGTGAGGGAGATGACGGTCATGACGAGGAACACGACACCCAGGCCGAGTGTCGCCGCGAAAGACACCGTGGTGTCGTTGAGCCCGATCTCCTTGAGAATCGTCGGCGCATAGAACAGCACCATGTCCCAACCGGAGAACACGATCAGGAACATCACGGCCAGCCCCACCAGGATGGCCGGCCGATAGGTCGGCTGCCACAGGCGCACACGACCGCCGGGCGCGGATTTGCTTTCCGCGTCCCGGACGCGTTTCAGATCGGTGATGGCCGCCAACTCGGCATCGGCGGCCGGACCATACAGCCGCACAAGCGAGCGTCGCGCGGCGCTGAGTTGCCCGGCGGCCGCCAGCCAGCGCGGCGACTCGGGCAACGTCAGCAGCGCCACCCCATAGATGGCGCTGGGCACCGCAAGAAATCCGAACATGGTGCGCCACCCCGCGGGCTGATCCTCC comes from Mycolicibacterium pulveris and encodes:
- a CDS encoding Re/Si-specific NAD(P)(+) transhydrogenase subunit alpha, encoding MIIGIPRESHDGETRVAATPHTVGQLLKLGYSVVVESGAGAASSFADAAYIDAGAEIGDHEEALRADVVLKVNAPTDAEIAALKDGATLVSLISPALQPDLLEKLSARRITVLAMDAVPRISRAQSLDVLSSMANIAGYRAVVEAAHSFGRFFTGQVTAAGKVPPAKVLIVGAGVAGLAAIGAAGSLGAVVKATDPRPEVADQVRSLGGEYVSIESAEAEISATGYAKEMGDDYKAREAALYAELVPDIDILITTALIPGKPAPRIITADMVAAMKPGSVIVDMAAANGGNVEGTVKDQAVVTDNNVTIIGYTDLAGRLPATASQLYGTNLVNLLKLLTPEKDGQVALDWDDVVQRSMTVVRDGEVTWPPPPVQVSAAPAAAPAAAVEAAPAKEPMSNARRLGLTFAAAAAVFALIALSPAALQVHLTVFALAIVIGYYVIGNVHHALHTPLMSVTNAISGIIVVGALLQIGHGDVVITTLAFVAILIASINIFGGFAVTRRMLSMFTRS
- the pntB gene encoding Re/Si-specific NAD(P)(+) transhydrogenase subunit beta; the encoded protein is MFDLETTATAAYVVAALLFVLSLAGLSKHETSRAGISFGIVGMAIALIATIALAVNQQIEPLGLGLLVVAMAIGAVIGLWRARVVEMTGMPELIALLHSFVGLAAVLVGWNGYLHVEGDPAGAEAVQLAREGMLGIHSAEVVIGVFIGAVTFTGSIVANLKLSARMKSAPLMLPGKNVLNVGALVVFVALTVWFVIDPQLWVLAVVTVLALLLGWHLVASIGGGDMPVVVSMLNSYSGWAAAAAGFLLGNDLLIVTGALVGSSGAYLSYIMCKAMNRSFISVIAGGFGIEAGPADDTDYGEHREITAEGAAELLASADSVIITPGYGMAVAQAQYGVADLTRRLRDRGVDVRFGIHPVAGRLPGHMNVLLAEAKVPYDIVLEMDEINDDFDGTSVVLVIGANDTVNPAASEDPGSPIAGMPVLKVWQADNVVVFKRSMASGYAGVQNPLFFRENTQMLFGDARDRVDAINAALSEAVHAGH
- a CDS encoding acyl-CoA dehydrogenase family protein; translated protein: MPVDRLLPTEEAHDLIALTRDIADKVLDPIVDEHEKAETYPEGVFAQLGEAGLLSLPQPEEWGGGGQPYEVYLQVLEEIAARWAAVAVAVSVHSLSSHPLLVFGTEEQKQRWLPQMLSGEQIGAYSLSEPQAGSDAAALRCAATRTDGGYILNGAKSWITHGGRADFYTLFARTGDGSRGISCFLVPGDLPGLSFGKPEEKMGLHAVPTTSAFYDNARIDDDRLIGDEGQGLQIAFSALDSGRLGIAAVATGLAQAALDEAVKYANERTTFGRKIIDHQGLGFLLADMAAAVASARATYLDAARRRDLNQPYSQQASVAKLVATDAAMKVTTDAVQVFGGVGYTRDFRVERYMREAKITQIFEGTNQIQRLVIARGLTS
- a CDS encoding sensor histidine kinase, coding for MRRLLDRGADFFTAEPVRVTAVLRLPLIGLIALLVWLWEVDHWLPGVYLVVLGIYAGAALVWLGVVLSGPVPRWAGWSSTAVDVLVVVVLCLVSGGATAALLPVFFVLPIVVAFQDRPMLTAVLGTSTALGYLAAWIVYSKRDDTVGLPEIVYLHVGFLLWSAVAAAGLCLVLVRRQARVNKLQETRRQLISEAMHADERHNREVAEHLHDGPLQTLLAARLDLDVARERLDDAALDSVHAALQQTATELRLTVTQLHPQVLAQLGLTPAVRELVRQFETRGPYTVQADLEDVGKPESEQLLYRAARELLANVHKHAGAKTVRVGLSRRGDRIVLTVADDGKGFDPDVVEKYVADGHIGIGSLLARFDAMGGSMRITSSPGGGTRVTATSPPEPTLSSGEQT
- a CDS encoding response regulator, with product MTSEKVRVVVGDDHPMFRDGVVRALVSSGSIEVVAEADDGAMALAAIRAHQPQVALLDYRMPNMDGAEVAAAVLRDQLPTRVLLVSAHDESAIVYQALQNGAAGFLPKESTRSELVQAVLDCANGRDVVAPSLAAGLAGEIRRRADNDGPVLSPRERDVLRLIAAGSSIPAMAKELFLAPSTVKTHVQRLYDKLGVNDRAAAVAEAMRRKLLD
- a CDS encoding DegT/DnrJ/EryC1/StrS family aminotransferase produces the protein MTSTTTAHDEASALAIDGGPPVRSRPLPWEFPGGNRIGTEELELINRVVKAQSPFRFYGPDLQHMVDTFEREWCEKFGHRHALGVSSGTAALSIVMGALGVGPGDEVLVPGLLWVSCISAVVRAGAIPRLVDIDETFCINPDDLERKIGPRTRAVLCVHISGAPGDLTRISGICRSRGVALIEDCAQAAGASQYGRAVGTFGDIGIFSMQLNKTITSGEGGVVVTQRDDLFRRAVAMHDLGYARDDDGRIDTSDESCQLWGIGARMSELAGALGLAQLRKIPDIVSSMRDAKWRIRRALEGTDGLEFRDIIDPSGDSGLVLIFTLPDEPTCRRFIDALRAEGISGPSGSLAVVTMQEWGLHWYCNIPSLVHKRSNSRDGAPWTHPANAFAADYEYAAGALPGCDDLRSRGALLSIGSTYAEADIDDIVAAFRKVARELL
- a CDS encoding GMC oxidoreductase — translated: MNGLDTVFESRIADIARDSDAIDCLVIGSGTSGVTTALGLAERGLRVVILEAGPLKLISHIGNASLADSTGLATKLSDSTTVPTTWVSAGGHAEPIPAWLVVGGRTLFWTGTAPRYKPWDFDDWPIDAADMSHYYDRAESLMKVSGNERRPPFYQSAGQRTAIEQLTAAGLPARPTPVGIDTGSDRRPGAGFDSAAARLLTSPHLGDFASGAPVSLAAQTIAVRMSFDGERIDGVEVLDRRSGEHLTLRPRHVVLAGGAVQSARLALTSGLDAVSPLVGRYLNDHLFVQSTAELPAARTDANMNVMVDATRERAFHLQIQGPFEGTWYHQSNSTMWVNCSPAGTHMMLAAFGVGTVEKDNRVVLTDRGDSRYGGILNCRVLYTRSEQDEKRLAAMEHALGQAAIALGATPGRTQVNPPGGALHEIGGLRMGEDAESGVTDCRGRFWRVENLSAADASPFPSQGSANPYLTITAWSLRHADGVAESLGHQC